AGAAATACGATTTTAAATCGGTAAAGGCACGGTCAACATATCCGTCAGAATAAATGTTAGACAAACGTCCTGCGAACTCAAATCCATTATTTAATTTTCCAGTAGTAAACTTTACGGTGTGCTTTCTTGTTCCGTACGAACCAAAAGCATTCGAAATTTCTCCACTAGCTTCATCAGAAACAGCATCGGTTAAAATATTTAAACTAGCTCCAAATGCTCCAGAACCGTTCGTAGAAGTTCCTACACCACGCTGTAATTGTAAACTTTGCGTTGACGAAGCAAAATCTCCCATATTTACCCAAAAAGTACCCTGACTCTCGGCATCGTTGTATGGAATTCCGTTAATCGTAACATTCACACGAGAAGCATCCGAACCACGTACACGAATATAAGTGTATCCAATACCAGCACCCGCATCAGATGAGGATGTTACCGATGGTAAATAGTTTAATAATACAGGAATGTCTTGCCCTAAATTACGTTTTTCAATTTCTTGTTTGCTTAAGTTAGAGTGCGTTACAGGTGCATCTGCTTTTACACGAACGGCAGAAACCAGTACTTCATCTAAAATAGCTTCATCAGAAGTTAACTGAAATGTAAATTGCTGATTCTTGGTAATAACAACCTCTTGTAAAAGTGGCTCAAAACCAACGTGTGAAACTTTAAAAACATAGGTTCCTTTTGATAGCTTTAATGTAAAATCACCATTAAAATCGGTAGCAGTTCCCTTGTTAAGAGTTGCAACAGTTACAGTAGCACCTACCAAAGGTTTTTTGTTAGCATCAATTACTTTTCCAGATAAAGTAAATGTTTGCGCACTTGCTGTTAACGTTGTAAATAATACGAGTAAAAAAGCGACTATTTTCGCTTTTTTTTGAAAAGACATCGGTCTCATTTTATAAAAAACAAAATCGAATAAAAAGAGGTAATTATTCTTTAGTTAAACATTGAATAATTAAAACTTGTCATTACGAGGAGTTTACGACGAAGTAGTCTTTTCATCAATAAACAAATTTCTCGTAATAATTGGTTTCCAAATGGCGATTATCGCCTCCCTAAACAGCATTACCTGTTCCAGGTTCGTTGGGTATGATCTCAGCCTGAATTTAATTATAAATGATTAATTACAAATTATTTTAATAATCAAAATTCGTAATTCAAATAAGGCACCCCTTTATGAGAACGGTGCAAAGGTAAATATGAAATATGAATTAAGAGTGATAAATAGCGGGTTTTTCTAGGCTTATTTATAAAAGAATAAGGAGTTATTAAGTAAGTAAAAAAACATTCTAGCCAATTTATAGATTTAACTCATGTATTCCATCGTAATTTTAATATTTTAGTGGTGAAAATATCAGATATTTATGAGTAAATCTTTTAAAACGAGCGTTAATAAAACGCATGATTTTGACTTTACTGAAGCGCAAATAGAAGCGTTAGATATAGTAGAAAAATCAAAAAATAACTACCACGTACTTGAAGGGAACCAATCGTATCAAGCCACCATACTTCAAACAAATTTCAATCAAAAAACATACACCATTCAAATCAATGGAAACACTTATGAGGTAAGTATTGCTGATGAATTAGATATGTTGATTGATGAATTAGGTTTAGAAGTAGCAACAGAGAAAAAAGAAAACGATATCAAGGCACCAATGCCTGGGTTAATTGTTTCTGTTGATGTTGAAATTGGTCAAGAAGTAAAAGAAGGTGATGGAATTTTAGTGTTAGAAGCCATGAAAATGGAGAATACCTTACAAGCACCAAGAGATGGAGTAGTAAAATCGGTAGCTATACAGGCGGGTGACAAAGTAGAAAAGAATACGGTTTTAATAGAAATGGAATAATATGAAAAAGATATTAGTAGCAAATAGAGGAGAAATTGCGTTACGTGTAATGCGTACAGCAAAAAAGATGGGAATTAAAACGGTAGCGGTTTTTTCAGAAGCAGATAGAAATTCACCACACGTAACTTTTGCAGACGAAGCAGTATGTATTGGTCCTGCACCTTCTAACCAATCGTATTTATTAGGAGATAAAATTATTGAAGTAGCGAAGGAGTTGCATGTAGATGGAATTCACCCAGGATACGGATTTTTAAGTGAAAACGCAGCCTTTGGAGAAGCCGTAGCAAAATCAGGAATTGTATTTATAGGCCCAAAAACACACGCTATTGAAGTGATGGGAAGCAAATTGGCAGCAAAAGATGCAGTAAAAGCCTACGATATTCCAATGGTTCCGGGTATCGACGAAGCAGTGACTGATGTCGAGTATGCATCGAAAGTAGCAAATGAAATTGGCTATCCAATCTTAATCAAAGCTTCAGCAGGTGGAGGAGGAAAAGGAATGCGTGTTGTTGAAAAAGAAGCCGATATTAAAGAACAAATGCAGCGTGCAATTTCAGAAGCAGAATCAGCTTTTGGAGATGGTTCTGTATTTATAGAAAAATATGTAGGATCACCACGTCATATCGAAATCCAAGTATTGGCAGATGCTCATGGAAACGTAGTACATTTATTTGAACGCGAATGTTCGGTACAACGTCGCCACCAAAAAGTAGTAGAAGAAGCGCCATCGAGTGTGTTGACTCCAGAGATTAGAGAAGCGATGGGAGCAGCAGCCGTAAGAGTTGCGAAAGCATGTGATTATTTAGGAGCTGGAACCGTAGAGTTTTTATTAGATGAAAATAAAAACTTCTACTTTTTAGAAATGAATACACGTTTACAAGTAGAGCACCCAGTTACGGAGCTTATTACGGGAGTAGACTTGGTAGAACAACAAATAAAAATAGCAAGAGGAGAGGAGCTATCATTCTCACAAGAAGAGTTGCAAATTAACGGACACGCGTTAGAATTACGAGTGTACGCTGAAGACCCGTTAGACAATTTTGCACCGAGTATTGGCGTGTTGGAAACCTACCAACATCCGAAAGGAGAAAATATTCGTGTAGATGATGGTTTTGAAGAAGGAATGGAAATTCCTATTTATTACGATCCGATGATTTCTAAATTGATTACCTACGGAAATACGCGTGAAGAAGCTATTGAGTTAATGAAACAAGCGATTAGTAATTATAAGGTAAAAGGAATAGAAACTACGTTGCCGTTTGGAAAGTTCGTATGCGAACACGAGGCTTTCACATCAGGGAATTTTGATACTCATTTTGTAAAGAAATATTACACACCTGAGTTGTTAGAAGCAGGATACGAAAAAGAAGCGAAGATTGCTGCACAAGTTGCTTTACAGCAGTATTTAAAAGAGCAACGTATTTTAAAAACTTGTTAAAAACAATTTGCGTTAGGGATTGCAGCGGCATCCTTTTGTTGTCAGTTCGAGTTTGCGGAGCAAGTATCGAAAACCAACAAAAGATATAGCGGAAAGCCCGACCCTTGGGAAACGCCCAAAAAAAGAATATAGATGAAATCTAAAATAGAAGAATTACAACATAAACTTACCGAAGCAAAGTTAGGAGGCGGACAACAACGCATCGACCGTCATCATCAAAAAGGAAAATTAACCGCTCGTGAGCGTATCGATTATTTCTTAGATGAAGGTTCTTTTGAAGAGGTAGGTATTTTAGTAACCCATAGAACGACCGATTTCGGAATGGAAAATCAGAAGTTTTATGGTGACGGAGTGGTAACAGGATATGGTACTGTAAACGGACGCTTAGTATATGTGTTTGCACAAGACTTTACGGTATTTGGAGGTTCATTATCGGAAACACATGCCGAAAAAATCTGTAAGATTATGGATTTAGCGGTAAAAGTAGGAGCACCATTAATCGGATTGAACGATTCTGGTGGAGCGCGTATTCAAGAAGGAGTACGTTCGTTAGGTGGTTATGCCGATATTTTTTACAGAAACGTACAAGCATCAGGAGTCATCCCACAAATCTCAGCGATTATGGGACCTTGTGCAGGTGGAGCAGTATATTCACCAGCGATGACCGATTTTACCGTTATGGTAGAAAATTCAAGTTATATGTTTGTTACAGGACCTAACGTAGTAAAAACAGTAACTAATGAAGAAGTAACTTCAGAAGAGTTAGGAGGAGCAAGTACGCATGCAACCAAATCGGGAGTAACACATTTAACGGCAGCGAACGATGTACAATGTTTAGAGGATATCAAAACATTGTTGAGTTATATGCCACAGAACAATCAAGAAACTACAGCAAAATTACCGTTTGAATTAGGCGATGAAACTAGAGAAGAGCTAGCCAACATCGTTCCAGATAATGCCAATAAGCCGTATGATATGCGTGCTGTAATTGACGGTATTGCTGATGCTGATTCGTTTTTTGAAATTCATAAAGATTATGCCGATAATATCGTGGTCGGATTTGCACGTTTAGGAGGAAGAAGTGTTGGGATTGTAGCCAACCAACCGATGAGTTTAGCAGGATGTTTGGATGTAAACAGTTCTAAAAAAGCAGCACGATTCACCCGTTTTTGTGATTGTTTTAATATTCCGTTATTGGTGTTGGTAGATGTACCAGGATTCTTACCAGGAACCGATCAAGAATGGAATGCTATTATTACCAACGGAGCAAAGTTATTATATGCGTTGAGCGAAGCTACCGTACCAAGAGTAAGTGTAATTACCCGTAAAGCTTATGGTGGAGCGTATGATGTAATGAACTCAAAACATATTGGTGCTGATATGAACTTTGCATGGCCTAGTGCAGAAATTGCGGTAATGGGAGCGAAAGGAGCGAGTGAAATTATCTTTAAAAAGGAAATTGCTGAAGCAGATGATCACGAAGCAAAACTAGCAGAGAAAGAAGCTGAGTATGCAAATAAATTTGCAAATCCGTACCGTGCAGCAGAACGCGGGTTTGTAGATGAGGTTATTTTACCACAAGACACGCGTAGAAAACTGATTAAAGCTTTTGCGATGTTAGAAGGTAAAAAAGTAGAAAGACCGAATAGAAAACACGGAAATATACCGTTGTAACCAATACATATCAACATTTTTAAGAGGCGCTTCTTTTTAGGAGCGTCTTTTTGGTTTATAAAGCCTTGGGTTGTACTTGATTTAATGCTATATTGATGAGGTTTTTGGAAAAGGTTAAGGATGTATAAACATATTTTTTTAGATTTAAAAAAAATAAAAAAATGTGTAAAAACGGAAAAATTTTAATTTTCTGTACCTGTTTAGAGAAAGAAGAAAGTTCTATAAAAACTAATTTCTTAGAAGGTTATAACTGGAATTTAACTCGATATTTAGGTAGGAATAGTTCATCTTTAATTGGTAAAATGGTAATGCCAAAGAAAGATTTAGGTAACGGAGTTACTATTGAAAAAGTTATTAATCAATTAAATAGTACTATTAAAACATTTGATTTTGATTATACTCCTCAAGAAAGAGATTGCTTAGATATTAGTATACCACATGCAACCGAAAGGATTAGATTTTTTAGAGTAATTTTTATTGATGGAAAATGGATAGAAGGAGGAAATAATATTTTTAGGTCTATCACTAAAAAGATAGCAAAAGGGAAAATTAAATTAACTGATATATAAATCATTACTAGTACTATATTTATTAAAATGTGTGTTCAAACTATATAACTACATTTATATAAGGTGTTAGTATAACTATGAATTGGAAAATAATTACTGAAAATAAAAGAAGGTATGCTGATACATCCTACTATTTAAAAGCTGAAAGAGACTGTATAGAAGGAACTATTGTATTAGAGATATATTGGATTGAGAATTTTATGTATGACTTAACGGTCTATTTATATAGAAATGAACCAAAACGAAAATTCTTGTTTTTTAAAAGTACAAAGCCTGAAACACTTTATAGTTGTTTAGTTTTTTATAATGGGCGTATTGAAAAATATGGTCATCAAATAATGAGAATGACAGAAGATGCTCCATTAGAAAAATTAAAGAGATTAGATTCCTTTCAAAAAGATGGAGTTCTTAACTATAAGATAGGAGAAAAATATAGTTTAGATTTTACAACAACTTTACCAGAGAAAAATGTAGCTACTACATATTCTAAAAAGTAACTACAAAAAAACGTCATTACGAATGAAATGAAGTAATCTTTAAGTTTATAGTTCGAAATAAACAGATTACTTCAGTCGTACCTCCTTCGTAATGACGTTAGCTAATAAAAGTTCGATTTTATAAAGGAGTTTTTCGAAGCCCTTTTACGCAGAATAGTCTGAAAAATTGATGAGATTCAGAGGCTTTGCCTCGCATCGTTTTTCAGACGTTTTTAAACAAGGTTTAAAAATTCCTCGTAAAAGTGTCCTTTCTTTTGGTTCGTTTTCTTTGGACAAGCAAAGAAAATGAAGGCAGTAGTTTACTGAACAATACTATTAAGTATAAATCTACTCTTTACTCAGTTTAACACTACATTAATGATGAAAAAACTAACTCTAATGACTTA
The nucleotide sequence above comes from Tenacibaculum singaporense. Encoded proteins:
- a CDS encoding acyl-CoA carboxylase subunit beta — protein: MKSKIEELQHKLTEAKLGGGQQRIDRHHQKGKLTARERIDYFLDEGSFEEVGILVTHRTTDFGMENQKFYGDGVVTGYGTVNGRLVYVFAQDFTVFGGSLSETHAEKICKIMDLAVKVGAPLIGLNDSGGARIQEGVRSLGGYADIFYRNVQASGVIPQISAIMGPCAGGAVYSPAMTDFTVMVENSSYMFVTGPNVVKTVTNEEVTSEELGGASTHATKSGVTHLTAANDVQCLEDIKTLLSYMPQNNQETTAKLPFELGDETREELANIVPDNANKPYDMRAVIDGIADADSFFEIHKDYADNIVVGFARLGGRSVGIVANQPMSLAGCLDVNSSKKAARFTRFCDCFNIPLLVLVDVPGFLPGTDQEWNAIITNGAKLLYALSEATVPRVSVITRKAYGGAYDVMNSKHIGADMNFAWPSAEIAVMGAKGASEIIFKKEIAEADDHEAKLAEKEAEYANKFANPYRAAERGFVDEVILPQDTRRKLIKAFAMLEGKKVERPNRKHGNIPL
- the accC gene encoding acetyl-CoA carboxylase biotin carboxylase subunit, translating into MKKILVANRGEIALRVMRTAKKMGIKTVAVFSEADRNSPHVTFADEAVCIGPAPSNQSYLLGDKIIEVAKELHVDGIHPGYGFLSENAAFGEAVAKSGIVFIGPKTHAIEVMGSKLAAKDAVKAYDIPMVPGIDEAVTDVEYASKVANEIGYPILIKASAGGGGKGMRVVEKEADIKEQMQRAISEAESAFGDGSVFIEKYVGSPRHIEIQVLADAHGNVVHLFERECSVQRRHQKVVEEAPSSVLTPEIREAMGAAAVRVAKACDYLGAGTVEFLLDENKNFYFLEMNTRLQVEHPVTELITGVDLVEQQIKIARGEELSFSQEELQINGHALELRVYAEDPLDNFAPSIGVLETYQHPKGENIRVDDGFEEGMEIPIYYDPMISKLITYGNTREEAIELMKQAISNYKVKGIETTLPFGKFVCEHEAFTSGNFDTHFVKKYYTPELLEAGYEKEAKIAAQVALQQYLKEQRILKTC
- a CDS encoding biotin/lipoyl-containing protein; protein product: MSKSFKTSVNKTHDFDFTEAQIEALDIVEKSKNNYHVLEGNQSYQATILQTNFNQKTYTIQINGNTYEVSIADELDMLIDELGLEVATEKKENDIKAPMPGLIVSVDVEIGQEVKEGDGILVLEAMKMENTLQAPRDGVVKSVAIQAGDKVEKNTVLIEME